Genomic window (Campylobacter magnus):
AAGCTTGGCTAGCCGTGATGTAAAAGGTATTAAATATAGCGAGCTTTTAGCAATTTTTAATGCCATTTTTAATCCAAATAATCCAAGAAAGAGTAGACTAGAAACAATTCATCGCCTTATAAATGAGCTAAATGCTGTCTTTAAAATAGCTATAAAAGATAGATATATTGAGCATAATCCAAGCGATGGCTTACATGATGAGTTTCCTACTTCAAGCAGGTTTAATTTGGACAATCAAATAGATACTAGATATCCAGCGCTGACAAATGAGAGCGATATAAAAAGCTTTATAATTGACCTTAAAAACGATAATAGGCTTGATTTACAAACAAAAAGAGCTTTATACTTACAAATTATTTGTGGCAATCGCCCTATAAATACAGCAAGTGCTAAGTGGAGTGATATAGACCTTGAAAACGGCATTTGGACTATACAGGCTACTGAAATGAAAGCCAAAAGCGAACACAAAATTCCACTTTGTTCTTACGCTCTAAAAGTGCTTAAAGAACAGCAGATTTTTAGCGGTAATAGTGTGTTTGTGTTTCCAGCTGACACAATGGCTGGACATCTACACAGAGATAGTATAAGCAAGGCAATTCGCAACCTAGGAGGCAAAGATAAATATAATGGCAAGGTCACATCTCATGGTTTTCGTGCTACATTTCGCACGATTTGTTCTTTGCACAAGGCTGAACTACTTCAAATGGGTATAAGCGAAGAGGCTATTGAGAGTGTGCTAGCGCATAAAGAATACAATCCAGTTAAGTTTTCATACGAGAGAGAAAAAGCTACAATAGAGCAAAAACGCACACTTTTAGAGTGGTATGCTAATTATTTAAATAATATTGAGCCACTTTTTTAAGGGATATTTAGCACAAAATTCTATTTTTGTGCTATAATTTCCGTTGATTATCTAGCAAAATATCTCAAAAATCTTTCAAATAACGATAAAATTGTAACTTTTTAAACTTTTTAATGGATTTTAGCCAAAATTTTAACCGCAAACGCTACTATATCGTAAAATTTTAAAAATTTTAATATATATTTATTAGCCTTAAAAAATGCCTTTGGGTTAGTGGTGCGATTGTAAATAAAATAGCCTTTCTTTCTTAATGGCGATTTCTCTTTTATTGGTAAAATATTTGAGAGTAGGTTAAAATCTACTCTCAATTTATGTGATTAACTATAAACCCTAAAAAATCTATTTTTCGTAAAATTTCCCCAAAATTTCGCTAAAATATCAGCAAGAAAAAATAAAAAGGCAAAATATGAATGTAGCGGAGAGAAAGGCACTTCACAGCGCAATTTGGAAAATAGCAGATGAGCTCAGAGGCTCAGTAGATGGCTGGGATTTTAAGCAGTATGTCCTTGGAGTGCTATTTTATCGCTTTATTAGCGAGAGTTTGGAGAGCTACATAAACGAAGCTGAGGGCGCAGGCTTTGCTTACGCTGAGCTTAGCGACGATAAGGCAAAGGACGCAAAGGATGAAATCGTCCGCCAAAAAGGCTTTTTTATCCTGCCTAGTGAGCTTTTTTCAAATATCATCAAAAACCTTGATAAACACGAAGAAAACATAAATGAGATTTTAAAATCGGTTTTTAAAAACATCGAGAATTCTGCCAAAAACAAAGCAAGTGCTGAGGATATAAAAGGGCTTTTTGATGATATAGACCTTAACTCAAATCGCCTTGGTGCAAACACCCTAGCACGAAATAAAAACATCTCAAAAGTGCTAAAAGCTATAAATGATATTGATTTTGCTAGTTATGGCGATACGATAAATGATATAGCAGGCGATGCATATGAGTATCTAATGTCAATGTATGCTAGTAATGCTGGCAAAAGTGGCGGTGAGTTTTTCACCCCTGCTAGTGTGAGCGAGCTACTAGCTCATTTAGTGCTAAATGGCGCCAAAGACTACAAAAGTGCCACTATCTACGACCCAGCGTGTGGCTCAGGCTCACTTCTTATAAAAGCACACAAACAAGCTCAAAGCAAAGGCATAAAAGCGCAGATGCACGGACAAGAGCTAAATATCACTACTTATAACCTTTGTAGAATAAATATGTTTTTACACAATGTAGGCTATGAGAACTTTTCTATCACTAATGGCGACACGCTCACTGAGCCAAAATTTACGCGCGCAGATGATAGCGCAATCAAGCTAGATATAAAAGAATTTAGTGCTGATTTTTTAGTATCAAATCCACCTTATAGCACTTCGTGGGAGGGCGATAATAGCGAAGTTTTGGTAGCTGACCCTAGATATAGTCCAGCTGGCAAACTCGCACCAAAAAGCTACTCAGACCTAGCTTTTATAATGCACTCGCTTTATTTGCTAAAAGATACTGGCGCAATAGTATGTTTTCCTGGCATTATGTATCGTGGCGGTGCTGAAAAAACTATAAGAGAATATATGCTAAAAAATAACTTCATAGACTGCGTTATAGCCTTGCCTGAAAATCTATTTTTTGGCACATCAATTGCTACTTGTATAATGGTGCTTAAAAAGCGTAAAAAAGATGAATCTGTGCTATTTATAAACGCCACTAGCTTTTATGAAAAAGAGCCAAATAATAACTATTTAAGCGATGAAAATATAGCTAGAATTTTGGATATTTATAACAAAAGAGAGAACAGCAAATTTTGCGCTTTGGTCTCAAATGATGAAATAATCGCAAATAGCTCAAACCTTAGCCCTAGTGCGTATTTTGAAAGTGAGCAAAAAGAGCAAATTGATATAAATGAGGTAAATAGCGAACTTAATGTTTGTCTAAAAGAGCAAAACGAACTAAGAGCTAAAATAGATAAAATTCTAAAAGAGCTATAAAAAAGGAAATAAAATGACAAGCCTAACAATAAGTGCAAATAATAGCGCATTTTTAGAACAAATTCTAGAATTTGCCAAAAAACTAGCAAAAGAACAAAATCAAAAGTTTAAGTTTAGCACCGAACAAAGCCAAACGCTAAAAGTAATAAACGAAGCTAGAAATAACAAAAATCTCTCAAAAGCTTATAGCGATGTAGATGAGCTTATGAGCGACTTGCTAAAATGAAATTTAGCATTAAATACCACAAGGTTTTTAAAAAAGATTTAAAGCCTTTTAAAAACGACTCTGCGCTTATAGCCGAGCTTCGTGCTGTTATAGAAAAGCTAGCAAATGATGAGATTTTAGAGCCAAAATACAAAGACCACGCACTAAAAGGCGATTTTGTCGGCACGAGAGAATGCCACATAAAAGGCGATGCACTTTTGGTATATGAAAAAAACGAAAATGAGCTTATTTTACACTGCTTGCGCTTTGGTTCGCACTCAAAACTAGGACTAAAATAATGAGAATTCTAGAATTTATTAAGCAAAATTGTAAAAATGTGGAATTTAAACCACTTTATGAGCTTACCATTTGGGATAAAAAATTTAAAGGAATTCCAAAAGAGTGGCAAGAAAAAACTATTAAATTTAATCACATTTTATCTGCTGATTTAAAAAATTTACTTTGCGATGATGGCGATATTTTTTTGCTTTCTACTGGAAATTTTAGTGGCTATACAAATAGCGAAATTTGTAAAAATTTCAATCAAGCTGAAATTATAGCTTTGCCAAGTGGCGGCTTTGCTAATATCAAATATTTTAATGGTAAATTTATCGATAGTGGCAATTTACTTGCTATATCAAAAGATACAAGCAAAGTAAATTTAAAATTTATATTTTATTATTTACAAAGTAATTTAAAAATTATAGAAAAAATGTTTCGTGGTGCTGGCATCAAACACCCTGAAATGAGCTCTATTTTAAGTATTAAAATTCCTGTGCCGAGTTTAGAGGTTCAAAATAAGATTGTAGAGGTTTTAGATAGCTTTTCTAGCCTTGTGCGTAGCCTTGTGCGTAGCCTTGTGCTTGAAAAAACTGCGCGCGAAAAACAATATAAATATTATCTAAATCATCTTATCACAAATGCTAGGAATTCTAGAATTTTCAAACTCGGCGAAGTGTGTGAGTTTGTTCGTGGAATTCGTGTAACAAAAAAAGACTTAAATAATGGTAAATATTTAGTCTATCAAAATAGTTTAAAACCACTTGGAAATTACGATAAAGCAAATTGTAGTGCAAACAGCACTTTTATCATAGTTGGTGGTTCTGCTGGAAGTATTGGTTATAGTTATGATGATTTTTGGGCTGCTGACGATTGTTTCTATTGTAAAACTAACGAAAATGTCATAAATCGTTTTATTTATTATATTTTAATAAATAAACAAAATGAATTACTTAGTAAAGTTCGTAAAGCAAGTGTACCTAGAATTTCACGAAATGATATTGAAAACATAGAAATTCCCCTGCCCCCACTTGATGAGCAAGAAAGAATAGTAAGAATTCTAGATTCTTTAAATGAACTAGCAAATGGACTTAGTGCAGGAATTCCAAAAGAAATAGAACTTAGGCAAAAGCAGTATGAATACTGGCGAGATAGACTTCTAGAATTCCCTAGCAAGGATAGCAAATGATAGTTTTAGATGATTACAGCAAAATTCCCCAAAGCGAGCAAAGCTCTCAAAGTGAGAGTGAGCTAGAAAACGAGCTAATAAACGACCTTGTAAATACTGGCGAGTATGAATACAAAGCAGATATAAAAGATGAAAATTCTCTGTGGCAAAATGCTCATAAATGTATAGAAGAGCTAAATGATATAAAGCTTAGCCAAAGCGAGTGGGTGCAGATAAAAGAATATCTAAAAGGCAAAAAAAGCAGATATGAAAAGAGCGCAATAGTCTTTGAGAGTGGGCATGTGCTAACAATCAAGCTAGATAATGGCAAAGATAAAAATATAAAAATCTTTGATAAAAACGAGCTAGGCAGAAATAAACTTCAAATCATAAATCAAATTTGGCAAAGACGAAACACAAGTGGCGAAAATCGCTATGATGCTAGTGTGCTTGTAAATGGCTTTCCGCTTGTGCATATAGAGCTAAAAAGGCGTGGAGTAAGTATGCTAAATGCCTTTGAGCAAATCAAGCGGTATAAGGCGCAAATGAGCGAAGATAGCATTTATGGCTTTGCGCAGATTTTTATCATCTCAAATGGCACTTTTAGCAAGTATTTTTCAAATACAGCAAAAGACTATGGCTTTACCTCAAAATGGATGGATGCTAAAAATAATGAAATAGATGATTTAAAAGACTTTTGCGCTACATTTCTAGCCAAAAAGACGCTTTTAGAAGTGATTTTTCGCTACTGCGTGCTTGATAGCGAGAAAAATCTAAAAGTGCTAAGACCGTATCAAATCGCAGCTTGCGAGAGAATTTTGGGGCGTATAAACTCTAGTAGCAAGCAGGCTGGTAGCAGAGAGGCTGGCGGATATATATGGCACACCACAGGTAGTGGTAAGACACTAACTAGCTTTAAAACAGCCGTGTTAGCAAGCAGGCTAGAAAATATCAAAAAAGTGCTTTTCGTAGTGGATAGAAAAGACCTATATACTCAAACACAAAGAGAATATGAGAACTTTGCCAAAGGTAGCGCAAACGGCGCAAACAATAGCAAGACTCTAAAAAAGCTTTTGGGCGACAAAGACGCAAAAATCGTAATAACCACAATCCAAAGGCTAGTAAAGGCTCTAAATGATGAGTTTAGCGTGTATGATGATGAAGTAGCTATCATAATAGATGAGTGTCATCGCTCGCAGTTTGGCGATATGCACAGGCGCATAAAAGAGCGGTTTAAAAGGGCGCATATTTTTGGCTTTACTGGCACGCCGATATTTGATGAAAATGCTAGCGCAAATAGCTACTATAACACGACTGAAAATCTCTTTGGCGATAGACTTCACACCTATAATATAATCTCAGCGATAAGAGATGAAAATGTGCTGAAATTTAATATCATCAAAACAGCCAGCGCAAAGGCAAAGGACAGCGTAGACGAGCAAGTAGAGGGCATAGATGAGCTAAGTGCACTAAATGATGAGCGCAGGATAGAAAATAACTGCGCTTTTGTGCTAAAAGAGTTTGAGGGACTTACACATAAAAGGGCTTTTAATAGCATTTTTGCTACTAGCTCTACTGCTAGTGCTAAGCTATACTATAACGAGCTAAAAAGGCAGATAGCAAGCGCGGATTTGGGCTATAAAATAGCGATTATTTTCACAGGCTCAAATAACGAACAAAGCGAAGAAAATGTCAGCATTGAAGGCTTGGAGAGTGAGAATAAAAGCTTTTTAGCTAGGGCGATAGATGATTTTAACAAAAACTTTGGTTTTAGCTATGGACTAGAGAATTTTAACGAATATTATAAAAAAATAGCTGAGCTTTTAAGGGATAGAAAGATTGATATTTTAGTCGTGGTGGATATGTTTTTAACTGGCTTTGATGCACCGTGTCTAAATACTCTTTGGGTGGATAAAAGGCTAAAAATGCATGGACTAATTCAGGCGTTTTCTCGCACAAACCGCATAAGCGATGAGCGAAAGAAAATGGGAAATATAGTCTGCTTGCTAAACCTAGAAAACGAGATAGAAAACGCTCTAAGGCTATATGCGAACAATGACAATGTCGCCACGCAAAAAGATAGCCTTTTTGTAAAGGGCTTTGATGAGTATTTTGGGATTTTGAAAGCGAAGTTTGATGAGCTAAGAGGAATTAGCTTTGAGAGTGAGGATGATGAAAGAGCGTTTATAAAATGCTTTAGCGATATTTTGCGACTTGAAAATATTTTGAAAAACTTTATAGAGTTTGATGAAAAAGCACTAAGAAGTGATAGAGAGATAGAAAATCTACTAAGTCGCTATGATGAGCTAAAACGCAGACATGCGCAGCAAAAGCGAGAAAAGACTGATATTAGCGATGATATAGAGTTTGTGCCAGTGGAGATTTTGAGCAATTATGTAGTGGATAGAAAGTATTTGCTAGCACTTATCAAGGACTTTGGGGGCTCAGGGCAAAAGATAGCAGACTTCAAAGAACGCCTTGGCTCAATGCTGGGTGCTGACATCACACTAAAAAGCAAACAAGAGCTTATAATGAGTTTTATTGATAAGATTACAGCAAATGGTAATTATAGCGATATTTCAGCGCAGTGGATGGCGCATTTTGAAGAAGAGAAAAACAAGCAATTAAAAAACATGCTAACTAATGCTGAGTTTAAGCTAGATGAGAACAAGGCTAGGGATTATTTAGAAACTTGCTTACACAGGGGCGAGCTTATGCTAAATGGCACGGATTTTGATGGCGTTTTTGTGGATAGAGGTAGCATTTTTGGCACAAAAAGCAATGCTCATAAAGAAAAGGCAAAAGAGGCTTTCAGCGAGTTTATAGAGGTATTTAAAGAGCCAAGTGCAATTTTTGATAATTCTTTTGTATAGTAAAAATTAAATTGTAAGATTGCTTTCTTTTCTTACTGGTAAAAACGCTCTTGGCGCATTGCGCTGTGGGGTGGGGGATAAAGTAGAGCGATGAGCTTTGCTTATTACCACTCAAAGCCCTTGCGCTGTGGTTGCGTGGTGTTTATTGTATGTTGGTAGGCTTGTTGCGTGGTGTGCGTTGGTTGCCCTTGCGCTTGGATATCGTAAGTGCTATAAGTGCTTTTTGATGGGCGTTTAAGTGGGTTTAACTCTATTTTCTACGCTTACATTCCACTTTTTCTCATAAACCACCTTTGAATACACTATATTTGGCTGTTTTTTATCTTTTATAGTAATTGTTCTTGGCACTTCATCAGTTATAGCAAATCTACAATACTCTCCACGCTGGATATTATTCTCATTTACTACACGCTCTAAGTCTTTTGCCCAAATAGTAATGTCTTTACCTTTGCTTGTCGTGTATGTAACATAATAGCTCATCTCGTTTTCATCATTAAAATTAAAATTAGCCTTGCCAAAGTCTTTTACCATATAATGATGAGGCTTATGTCCAAAATTCTCACTTCCATTTAGCTTTAATTCTCCAAATGCCCTTGATTTCCTAGTAGCTTTCGCATCTACCCCCATATATCTAAGCTCCCTAGCAAATAGCTCTCTCATATTTGCTAGATCAGCTTTATTGGGATTTATGCGAATACCATCATCGCCCATCATTTTTAGCACTAAATGACAATGTGGATTGTCTGTATCATTATGCATAGCAATTACAAAGTGATTATGTGGATACTTTTGCTTTATAGCATTGATTGATGCTTTTTTTATCTGCTCAGTTGTAGCATTGTGATAATGTTTCATTGAAAATACTATATGAAGTGCCTCACGCTTTGGCTTTATATCATCACGCTCTAATTCTTTCTTGCTTTTAATCTCATAATACTCATTAAAGCTCTGCGCTATACTCTCAATGCTTTCTTTGCCTTGATAGCTACGCATTTCATCTTTATCAAATACTTCTAGCTCTCCATTGCGTGAGATATAGTGCAAATGCGCTTTTAGGCGATTAAAATCACACGATGAGCCAGTTACTCTAATAACTACTTCTGCGTTGTGTGGTGTAAAGGGGTTATTGCTAACTTGTTTAGAGCTTTTAGCTTGTCTTATTTTAAAAGTAGTGGCTGATTTAGATCGTTTTAGATAATCTTGCCAAACCTTTTTAGCCTTAAACTCATCATCAAAGAACTTCTTAGGCATTAAATTCCTTTTATTTTAGATTGAAAATAAAATGAATTCGCCCATAAAATGAAGTTTCGGCTGTGTTTTACGGATGGACAAATGATAAAATTGATTTGGCTAGTATAATGCTAAAATCATAATGATTTTATAATAAGAGCATTTTAGATAGATTATGCTGTTTAGCTATTTCAAACGATTTTGCCTTTTCTTGCTGATAATATCCAAATCCTTTTTATAGCTCTCCAAGGCTTGATTGATTTCATCAATTATAGGCTCAAAGCCTTTAAAGCTTTGAATAAAATCATACTCTCTGCTTTGCTTAAAAAGCGTGATAAACTCAAACAAATCTTTTGATACTTTATTGAATTTCGCAGTAGCAGTTTTAAACTCTTTTAGTTCACAATTATTCAAAAACTGCTCATCATAAAGTGAGTTAATAACTTGGTATCTACACTCTTTTCTTACAGAGCTAAATCCGTGAGATTTTGCTCTATTTTTTAGCAAATTATACTCATCATCACTAAGTGGAATTTGTATTTTATGATTGAGTTTAGTTTGAGCGTTATTGTCTAAAAACTGATCACTTTTATCCTTATCTAAAAACTCTAAAATTGCCGAGTTTATTAAAGCATTTTTGCTACTAGAATTTTGCTCCATTAGTAGCAAAATTCTATAATAAATTTCATCGCTAACTCTTAGCCTTATTTCTCTCATTTATATCCTTTCATATTACCATTAAGAGCGTCGCAGACAATGCTTTTTTGATTCAAAGTTCCACACTTTGATATCAAAAAAGCTATCCTGAACTCTACAAAAATCCAAAATTTTAAAAACCTCCCACTCACGCAAAAACTCTCACAAAAAATACCAAAATCAAAAAACTTTCATTGCGCACTTATCTGCGAAAATTCTAAAATTTCCAAAATATTTTTTCAAAAAAAATATCTCAAATTTTCCAAAAACCACCACTAAATTTTCCACCATTAAAAAGAGAATTTCCACTCCAAATAAAAAAGAATTTCTCCACCACTAAGAAAGAGAATTTCCACTTCAAACAAGAGAAAATTCTTCCACCACTAAAAAGAGAAACTCCCCTTGCTAACTCTAAAAGAATTCTTACAAATCCTCCATGTCTAAAACAATCTTTTTAATCTCATCAGCATTTTTATTTTGGCAGAGTTTGTATATTTTCTCATTTGGCTTTTCGCCAGTCTTTATGCTAAAAAGCTTATTTTCAAACTTTTTAAGCAAACTCCAAAGCTTGTTTCTACCAACAATCTCAAAGTGTGTTTCATCTTTGATTTTATAAAGCTTTGCTGTGAGTTCTTTTTGATTTAGACCACTCTCATCTTGTTCTAAGATCTCAACACATAGTTTTATAGACATTTTTTCCTCATCACTTAGATTAAAAAGCTCGCTAAACTTACAAATGCTTTTTATCTCAAAGTTTTCTTTATCTACTTCTATTTTTAAAGGGCTGATATTTGGAATTCTATATTTTTTTGGAGTGAGAGTATAGATGCTAGCCATTCTTTCGGTTTTGAAGTTTTCATCTGAGTAGTTTTCTAGCTGATTATTGCCTTTTGAGCTAGATTTATCATGTTTGGCGGTGTGATTTTGAAAGATTATTGTAAGTCTTTTTGCTCTTAGTTCTTTTATAAATCTCATAAACTTTATAGCACTCTCATCACTATTTATCTTGCCACCATCTATGAGATTTATAGTGCCATCTATGATTAAAAGCACACCAGTAAAATCATCACAAGAGCTAAAATCGCACTCAAAGCGACTTGGCTCATAATCAGGGTAGTAATAAAAGATATTTTTATATTTTTCAATAAAATCCCTTACATTATTATCATTTAAACTTGCTAGGCTATTGTCGCAGTCTATGTAGATAACTTGCTTTATGCTTTTATTATCAAGTGCGTATTTGGCTAGAGCTAGGCTAAGTGTAGTTTTACCACCACCACTTTGACCAAAGAGCTGAGTGATAGTCTGCTCTTTGATAAAGCCATCAACAAGCCACTTTAAATCTAGCTTAGCAAACTCATCAAGAGTTTTTATATCTTTAAACTTTGCTATCATGACTAGATATTTCCATTTTGGTTAGCAAGTAGCCAGTTTTCGATTTGCTCTCTTTTATAGAGAATTCTCTTGCCTATCTTAGTAAAAGGCAAAGGAAATCTATCACTTTCTTGGCGTTTTTTAAGGCGTAGTATTGCTTGGGCTGGCTTTGAGATGGCGTATT
Coding sequences:
- a CDS encoding restriction endonuclease subunit S yields the protein MRILEFIKQNCKNVEFKPLYELTIWDKKFKGIPKEWQEKTIKFNHILSADLKNLLCDDGDIFLLSTGNFSGYTNSEICKNFNQAEIIALPSGGFANIKYFNGKFIDSGNLLAISKDTSKVNLKFIFYYLQSNLKIIEKMFRGAGIKHPEMSSILSIKIPVPSLEVQNKIVEVLDSFSSLVRSLVRSLVLEKTAREKQYKYYLNHLITNARNSRIFKLGEVCEFVRGIRVTKKDLNNGKYLVYQNSLKPLGNYDKANCSANSTFIIVGGSAGSIGYSYDDFWAADDCFYCKTNENVINRFIYYILINKQNELLSKVRKASVPRISRNDIENIEIPLPPLDEQERIVRILDSLNELANGLSAGIPKEIELRQKQYEYWRDRLLEFPSKDSK
- a CDS encoding type II toxin-antitoxin system YafQ family toxin, which translates into the protein MKFSIKYHKVFKKDLKPFKNDSALIAELRAVIEKLANDEILEPKYKDHALKGDFVGTRECHIKGDALLVYEKNENELILHCLRFGSHSKLGLK
- a CDS encoding DNA-binding protein, producing MNAIQTLADGWLSPSDLQEQYAISKPAQAILRLKKRQESDRFPLPFTKIGKRILYKREQIENWLLANQNGNI
- a CDS encoding THUMP domain-containing protein, giving the protein MTSLTISANNSAFLEQILEFAKKLAKEQNQKFKFSTEQSQTLKVINEARNNKNLSKAYSDVDELMSDLLK
- a CDS encoding AAA family ATPase, with translation MIAKFKDIKTLDEFAKLDLKWLVDGFIKEQTITQLFGQSGGGKTTLSLALAKYALDNKSIKQVIYIDCDNSLASLNDNNVRDFIEKYKNIFYYYPDYEPSRFECDFSSCDDFTGVLLIIDGTINLIDGGKINSDESAIKFMRFIKELRAKRLTIIFQNHTAKHDKSSSKGNNQLENYSDENFKTERMASIYTLTPKKYRIPNISPLKIEVDKENFEIKSICKFSELFNLSDEEKMSIKLCVEILEQDESGLNQKELTAKLYKIKDETHFEIVGRNKLWSLLKKFENKLFSIKTGEKPNEKIYKLCQNKNADEIKKIVLDMEDL
- a CDS encoding type I restriction-modification system subunit M; this translates as MNVAERKALHSAIWKIADELRGSVDGWDFKQYVLGVLFYRFISESLESYINEAEGAGFAYAELSDDKAKDAKDEIVRQKGFFILPSELFSNIIKNLDKHEENINEILKSVFKNIENSAKNKASAEDIKGLFDDIDLNSNRLGANTLARNKNISKVLKAINDIDFASYGDTINDIAGDAYEYLMSMYASNAGKSGGEFFTPASVSELLAHLVLNGAKDYKSATIYDPACGSGSLLIKAHKQAQSKGIKAQMHGQELNITTYNLCRINMFLHNVGYENFSITNGDTLTEPKFTRADDSAIKLDIKEFSADFLVSNPPYSTSWEGDNSEVLVADPRYSPAGKLAPKSYSDLAFIMHSLYLLKDTGAIVCFPGIMYRGGAEKTIREYMLKNNFIDCVIALPENLFFGTSIATCIMVLKKRKKDESVLFINATSFYEKEPNNNYLSDENIARILDIYNKRENSKFCALVSNDEIIANSSNLSPSAYFESEQKEQIDINEVNSELNVCLKEQNELRAKIDKILKEL
- a CDS encoding tyrosine-type recombinase/integrase; translation: MANISKAYLLDKDIRLLEFIGKDYKKVVGSPKELYVCVYEKTKMKTFSLYYNKHYIKIKEFREGIYSVADARRDATKLLKELESGKDMATIKGKNDKYLFKNLFELHIAQKQKRGLKDSYLKKIVDMANNYLMPSLASRDVKGIKYSELLAIFNAIFNPNNPRKSRLETIHRLINELNAVFKIAIKDRYIEHNPSDGLHDEFPTSSRFNLDNQIDTRYPALTNESDIKSFIIDLKNDNRLDLQTKRALYLQIICGNRPINTASAKWSDIDLENGIWTIQATEMKAKSEHKIPLCSYALKVLKEQQIFSGNSVFVFPADTMAGHLHRDSISKAIRNLGGKDKYNGKVTSHGFRATFRTICSLHKAELLQMGISEEAIESVLAHKEYNPVKFSYEREKATIEQKRTLLEWYANYLNNIEPLF
- the mobP1 gene encoding MobP1 family relaxase gives rise to the protein MPKKFFDDEFKAKKVWQDYLKRSKSATTFKIRQAKSSKQVSNNPFTPHNAEVVIRVTGSSCDFNRLKAHLHYISRNGELEVFDKDEMRSYQGKESIESIAQSFNEYYEIKSKKELERDDIKPKREALHIVFSMKHYHNATTEQIKKASINAIKQKYPHNHFVIAMHNDTDNPHCHLVLKMMGDDGIRINPNKADLANMRELFARELRYMGVDAKATRKSRAFGELKLNGSENFGHKPHHYMVKDFGKANFNFNDENEMSYYVTYTTSKGKDITIWAKDLERVVNENNIQRGEYCRFAITDEVPRTITIKDKKQPNIVYSKVVYEKKWNVSVENRVKPT
- a CDS encoding type I restriction endonuclease subunit R; this translates as MIVLDDYSKIPQSEQSSQSESELENELINDLVNTGEYEYKADIKDENSLWQNAHKCIEELNDIKLSQSEWVQIKEYLKGKKSRYEKSAIVFESGHVLTIKLDNGKDKNIKIFDKNELGRNKLQIINQIWQRRNTSGENRYDASVLVNGFPLVHIELKRRGVSMLNAFEQIKRYKAQMSEDSIYGFAQIFIISNGTFSKYFSNTAKDYGFTSKWMDAKNNEIDDLKDFCATFLAKKTLLEVIFRYCVLDSEKNLKVLRPYQIAACERILGRINSSSKQAGSREAGGYIWHTTGSGKTLTSFKTAVLASRLENIKKVLFVVDRKDLYTQTQREYENFAKGSANGANNSKTLKKLLGDKDAKIVITTIQRLVKALNDEFSVYDDEVAIIIDECHRSQFGDMHRRIKERFKRAHIFGFTGTPIFDENASANSYYNTTENLFGDRLHTYNIISAIRDENVLKFNIIKTASAKAKDSVDEQVEGIDELSALNDERRIENNCAFVLKEFEGLTHKRAFNSIFATSSTASAKLYYNELKRQIASADLGYKIAIIFTGSNNEQSEENVSIEGLESENKSFLARAIDDFNKNFGFSYGLENFNEYYKKIAELLRDRKIDILVVVDMFLTGFDAPCLNTLWVDKRLKMHGLIQAFSRTNRISDERKKMGNIVCLLNLENEIENALRLYANNDNVATQKDSLFVKGFDEYFGILKAKFDELRGISFESEDDERAFIKCFSDILRLENILKNFIEFDEKALRSDREIENLLSRYDELKRRHAQQKREKTDISDDIEFVPVEILSNYVVDRKYLLALIKDFGGSGQKIADFKERLGSMLGADITLKSKQELIMSFIDKITANGNYSDISAQWMAHFEEEKNKQLKNMLTNAEFKLDENKARDYLETCLHRGELMLNGTDFDGVFVDRGSIFGTKSNAHKEKAKEAFSEFIEVFKEPSAIFDNSFV